In Actinoplanes octamycinicus, the genomic window GATCCGCACCGGGTCGCGGGTCTCCTCGGCCATGTTCACCGAGTCCTCGAAGCCGACCATGGCGAAGAAGGCGAGCGCGGTAGCGGCGGTCACCGACAGCGCGATGCTCTCGCCGGGCGGCGTGTTGAAGTCGCCGAGCCGGGACAGGTCGCCCTCGCCGCCGCCGATCGCCCACGCGCCGATCGCGATCACGATCAGCAGGCCGGTCAGCTCGACGCAGGTCAGCACCACGTTGGCCTTGACGCTCTCGCCGACGCCACGGAAGTTGATCAGGGCGACCAGGGTGATGAAGCCGAGCGCCACCGCGGTCGGGGCGAGGTCGGCGTGCAGGGCCGAGCCGAAGTTCCCGGCGAACGCCTTGGACGCGCTGGACGCCGAGGTCAGCCCGGAGCACATCACCGCGTAGGCCACCATGAAGGTGAGGAAGTGCAGGCCGAACGCCTTGTGCGTGTAGAGCGCCGCGCCGGCCGCCCGCGGATACTTGGTGACCAGCTCCAGGTAGCTGAAGGCGGTCAGCAGCGCGACCACGAAGGCGAGCAGGAACGGCAGCCACACGGCACCGCCCACCTCGTTGGCCACCTTGCCGGTGAGGGCGTAGACGCCGGTGCCGAGGATGTCGCCGACGACGAATAGCAGCAGAAGTCCCGGCCCGATCACCCGTTTGAGCGACGGTTCAGCGGTGCTCGCAGTCATCTCTCCGGGATACCCGGGATCGCCGGAAAAAGAAACGCGGTGGTCACTCTCCGCTGAGAGAGTGACCACCGCTTGTTCCAAGAACCCCGATTACGGTACGGCGGGGTAGTCGTTCACGTAGACCGGCACACCGATCTTCGTGGTGTCGGCCGCCTCGCCCACGCCGTTGACCACGTGGTCGATCGTGCCGGCGCTCAGGTTGACGGTCATGATGTGGTGCAGCTTGACGCCCGGCGTCTGCGGGACCTCGAAGCCGTTCTCGGTGTGGATCGACGGGTTGTTCTGGTTGAACACGTAGACCCCGGCGCCGTACAGCTGGTGGGTCTTGACCTTGGCGCCGACCTTGTAGCCCGCGTAGCCCTCGACCGAGCCGTTCATCCAGTCCGCCTGCGTCGGCGGGTCGTACGGCAGCTCGTTCTGGTAGAGGATCGTGGTGCCGCCGTTGCCGTTCCAGACGGTGTTGTACTTCTGGAAGTGCTCGACGAACAGGCCGGTGGCGGTCACGTCGTCACCGTTGATCACCGCGCCGTAGGTGCCGGTGTTGGTGTTCCACCGCTCGGTGTCGCCGCCGGTGAAGCCCTCGGCGCCGTGGTCGGCGCGCCACACCCAGGTGTGGTCGATCAGCACGTGGTCGCTGTTGACCTCGAGCGCCGTGTCGGACTTGCCGACGTGCGGGCCACCCACCCGGAAGTAGACGTCCTGCAGCGAGGTCGGGTTCTTCGGCGTGGTGAGCAGGCCGAGGCTGCCCTTGCGGCCGACGCGCAGCAGCGCCGACGACTTCTGCGTGCCCGCGTCGATCGAGAGACCCGCGACGGCCACGCCGGGCACGTCCTCGATCTGCAGCGGAGTGGCGCCCTTGACCGCGGTCAGCGTGGCGTGGCCGAGACCGAGCACCACGGTGTTCGGCCGGATCACGTCGATGGTGCGGTCGATGTTGTAGACACCCGGCGTGAACAGCAGGTGCTTGCCGAGCGCCAGGGCCAGGTTGATCTTCGCGACCGGGTCACCCGGCTTCGCCACGTAGAAGGCGCTCAGCGGCAGGGTGCGGCCGGGGGAGTCCCAGGTGACGCCGGTGGTGTTGCGCTCCACGGCGGGCACCCGGACCTGGTACCTGCCCTGGGCGTCGACGAACAGGTACGGCTTCTCCCGGCTGACCGGGGTCTGCGCCACCGTGGTGTAGGGCGGGTTGGGGAACGCCGACTCGTCCGGAGCGCCCTTGACGCCGGAGAAGACCTGGTTCCACACGCCGTTCGACCAGCTGCCGACCTCGCTGTTGCGGGTCAGCCACTGCTGCTGCGACCCGTTGACGATGGTCTCCGCCTTGGCGTCGGCGATGAAGCCGCCGGAGGCGTACTGCGGGCCGGCGGTGCAGTAGTCCATCAGCGACAGGGTGCCGCCGGTGAAGTTCACCCGGCGCAGCGAGACCGCCTGCGAGACGGCCCAGAAGTTCGCCGTCGACCGGCAGCCGTCCTGGCCCTTGCCGTTGATGTTGACGGTCAGGTTGGAGACGGTGCGCCAGAAGTTGACCAGCGCGAGGCAGTTGCTCGTGCCGCCGTTCTCCAGGCAGCGGTTGTAGACCTCCACCTTGCCGTTGATCACCACGTCGCCCGGGTTGGCGCCCAGGCCGCTGATCTCGGTGTAGTAGCCGACCTTGACCTGCAGTGGCTGGTCGGCGGTGCCGTAGGTGCCCGGCTTGAAGAGGAAGGCGTACCGGTCGGTGCCCATCTCGTTGTCGACCTGCTTGGCGTTCGCGGCGTCCAGGGTGGCCTGGATCTCGCTGACCGGCTGGCTCGGGTCGAAGACGGTGACGTGGGTGCCGAGGTCCGGCACGGAGGGGGAGTACGCGGCGGCCGGCGCGGCCTGCGCCGTGATCGCCGTGACGGCCAGGCCGAGCGCGAAAGCACCCGCGCCGAGCCGGCGGATTCTCGTCATGCGGAGGAGTCCCTTCCGAAACAAGATCGCAATGAACCAGGTCACGGAAGCAATCGGCGTAGCTCCATGTCAAGTGCCGGGAAGAGGCATACGGGCTGCAATCCGGGCAAGCCGCCTAGGTTCCGGAACCTGAATACTTCTCAGTGGTCGGAACCGGTCCCGGGAGCGCTCTCTAATACGTTTTTATGGAACCAATGCCGCGAAAACCACGATGTTGGAGCGATAGCTGCCACGGTCCCGGTCGAAGGACCCGCCACAGGTGATCAAACGCAGGCTCGGGCCGGACGTGTCGCCGTAGACCTCGTCGCTGGGGAACGCCTTCTTCGGGTAGCTGGCCACCTTGGTGACCCGGA contains:
- a CDS encoding APC family permease, which codes for MTASTAEPSLKRVIGPGLLLLFVVGDILGTGVYALTGKVANEVGGAVWLPFLLAFVVALLTAFSYLELVTKYPRAAGAALYTHKAFGLHFLTFMVAYAVMCSGLTSASSASKAFAGNFGSALHADLAPTAVALGFITLVALINFRGVGESVKANVVLTCVELTGLLIVIAIGAWAIGGGEGDLSRLGDFNTPPGESIALSVTAATALAFFAMVGFEDSVNMAEETRDPVRIFPKVMLTGICLTGLIYVLVAISSVALVPPAQLGEGETPLLKVVQAGAPGFPIWLFAWITMFAVANSALINMMMASRLLYGMANEKVLPRVLGWVHPTRRTPWVGIVFTTLIAFGLIWFADLTALGGTTALLLLCVFTVVNIAVLVLRRDRVEHDHFHAPTVIPVLGALACAFLASPLSGRAAEDYKVAGVLLLIGVGLWAITYTVNRFVRHEEPHHLVE
- a CDS encoding adenylyl cyclase — its product is MTRIRRLGAGAFALGLAVTAITAQAAPAAAYSPSVPDLGTHVTVFDPSQPVSEIQATLDAANAKQVDNEMGTDRYAFLFKPGTYGTADQPLQVKVGYYTEISGLGANPGDVVINGKVEVYNRCLENGGTSNCLALVNFWRTVSNLTVNINGKGQDGCRSTANFWAVSQAVSLRRVNFTGGTLSLMDYCTAGPQYASGGFIADAKAETIVNGSQQQWLTRNSEVGSWSNGVWNQVFSGVKGAPDESAFPNPPYTTVAQTPVSREKPYLFVDAQGRYQVRVPAVERNTTGVTWDSPGRTLPLSAFYVAKPGDPVAKINLALALGKHLLFTPGVYNIDRTIDVIRPNTVVLGLGHATLTAVKGATPLQIEDVPGVAVAGLSIDAGTQKSSALLRVGRKGSLGLLTTPKNPTSLQDVYFRVGGPHVGKSDTALEVNSDHVLIDHTWVWRADHGAEGFTGGDTERWNTNTGTYGAVINGDDVTATGLFVEHFQKYNTVWNGNGGTTILYQNELPYDPPTQADWMNGSVEGYAGYKVGAKVKTHQLYGAGVYVFNQNNPSIHTENGFEVPQTPGVKLHHIMTVNLSAGTIDHVVNGVGEAADTTKIGVPVYVNDYPAVP